The Anabaena sp. WA102 genome contains a region encoding:
- the purQ gene encoding phosphoribosylformylglycinamidine synthase subunit PurQ, giving the protein MKFGILVFPGSNCDRDVAYVTRDLLGQPTRMIWHQETDISDIDVVIVPGGFSYGDYLRCGAIARFSPVMQQVINHAQQGKFVIGICNGFQVLTEAGLLPGALARNQDLHFICDRSPLKVERNNLHWTQGYFEGEIITLPIAHGEGRFYSDETTLAEIEANGQVLFRYQENPNGSLNNIAGICNLQGNVLGMMPHPERAADSALGNSDGLRLFEGLLGKVAALV; this is encoded by the coding sequence ATGAAATTCGGTATTTTAGTTTTTCCAGGTTCTAATTGCGATCGTGATGTTGCCTATGTGACTAGAGATTTGCTAGGACAACCAACGCGGATGATTTGGCATCAAGAGACGGATATTAGTGATATAGATGTGGTAATTGTCCCCGGTGGCTTTAGTTATGGGGATTATTTACGATGTGGGGCGATCGCTCGCTTTTCTCCTGTGATGCAGCAAGTTATCAACCATGCACAACAAGGTAAATTTGTCATCGGTATTTGTAACGGTTTTCAGGTATTAACTGAGGCTGGTTTATTACCTGGGGCATTGGCGAGAAATCAGGATTTGCATTTTATCTGCGATCGCTCTCCCTTGAAAGTTGAGCGTAATAATTTACATTGGACTCAAGGTTATTTTGAAGGGGAAATCATCACTTTACCCATCGCACACGGAGAGGGGCGATTCTACAGTGACGAAACTACTTTAGCAGAAATCGAAGCCAACGGACAAGTTTTATTTCGTTATCAAGAAAATCCTAACGGTTCACTCAACAACATTGCGGGGATTTGTAATCTTCAAGGCAATGTTTTGGGCATGATGCCACATCCAGAACGAGCAGCAGATTCCGCGTTAGGTAATAGCGATGGTTTGCGCTTGTTTGAGGGTTTGTTGGGGAAGGTAGCGGCTTTGGTGTAA
- the purS gene encoding phosphoribosylformylglycinamidine synthase subunit PurS — protein MQIKYLAKIFVTLRTSVLDPAGVAVQSGLKQMGYDNVEQVRIGKYIELTITAPDEMKARRDLNQICDQMLSNPVIENYRFDLIEVESQTGVF, from the coding sequence GTGCAAATAAAATATTTAGCTAAAATTTTCGTGACTCTGAGAACTTCAGTTTTAGATCCTGCTGGTGTGGCTGTACAATCTGGCCTCAAACAAATGGGATACGACAATGTGGAACAGGTGAGAATTGGTAAGTACATTGAGTTAACCATTACCGCACCTGATGAAATGAAAGCGCGTCGAGACTTAAATCAAATCTGTGACCAAATGTTATCTAATCCGGTCATCGAAAATTATCGCTTTGACTTGATTGAGGTAGAATCACAAACTGGCGTATTTTGA